In the Labilithrix sp. genome, CTCGCAGCCGTCGGGTACGGCGAGGCCGTTCGTGCACGTCCGGATCTTGATCGTGACGGCGCCGCGCTTGCAGTCGATCAGGTTGCACTTGTCGGTGCCGGTGCACTCCGCGTCGAGCTTGCAGAGCGGCGGGCCCTCGGTGCAGCCGGTGCCCTCGTCGCACGACGAGCCGTTGAAGGTGAGGCAGCAGCCGACGCCCGCGTCGTTGCAGTCGGCCTTCTCGTCGCACGCGAGCTCGAGCCCCTGCTCCGCCTCGCAGATGTCGTCGCACGCGGCCTTCTTCTCGTCGCTGTCGGGCCAGCAACAGAGCTTCTCCGCGTCCTTCGTCGTGTCGCACTCCTTCGTCCCGCAGGTGACCTTCTTCGGGTTCGACAGCGTGGTGGGGCCCGCGTCGTTGCCGGCGTCGCCGCCGCTCGAAGAGCTCGACGAGCTCGACGACGTGGTCGACCCGCCGTTGTCGTCGTCGTCGTCGCCGCTGCCGCTCGACGAGCTCGCGTTCCGCCCCGCGTCCTTCTTCGGCGTCGCCGGCGTCTCCGCGCTGCACCCCTCGAGCGAGGTCACCGCGGCCCACCCGACACACGTCCCCACCAACGCGAGCACGGCGAAACGACGCACGCCCGAATTGTGCGCAGATTCGGCGCGGAATGCCAACTCGGGCCGACGAGCCGTCAGGCCTCGGCGAGGGCGAGCTTGTTCTTCGCCATCTTCGCGACCTTGGCGCGGCCGCCCTTCTTCACGACCTCCTCGAGCAGCTCCTCGCCGAGCGGGTGGTTCAGCTCGGTGAAATGGAAGCCGACGTAATAGAGGTGGTCGAGCTCCAGCGCGCGATCCTTCTTGAGCGACTTCGCGACGTCGAAGCCCTGGCGCAGGAGCGCGCCGAGGATGCGGAGCGACTCGTCGCCCGCGCGCGAGGCCGGGCGCGTGTCGCGGTTCGAGAGCGAGAGCTCCAGCGACGCGAGGGCGTAGCGATCGTCGTTCGTCGCGCGGTCCATCTTGCAGAGGATCGAGAGCACGACGCGCGCCTTGTTCTCGTCCTTCTTCCGCAGACGGCCCGCGAGCGCGCGGAGCGCGTCGGCGACCGCGTCCGGATCCGCGTCGCGCGCGACGTCGAGGTGCGCCTCGTAGTTGCGCTCGCCCTTGCCGAGACGATCGAGCGCCTCCTCGAGGAGCTGCTTCCGCAGCGCCGGCGCGATCTTCTTCGCGGTGGGGCGGAGCACCTTGGCGAGGACCCACGCGCGATCGGGGTTCGTCGCCTCGAGCAGCGCCTTCGCGAGCGCGGGGACCGCCTCCTCCTTGCCCGCGATGCCGTTCGCCGCCGCCTCCGCGTAGCGCCGATCCGCGGTCGAGACGAGGACCTTCGTGAGCACGCTCGACGCCGCCGCGCCGCCCATGCGGCCGAGGAGATCGAGGACGAAGCTCGCGCGCGCGAAGTCGGGGTGGAGCGCGATCTTCTCGAGGCGCTTCGCGGTGTCGTCCGAGACCTGGAGCGAGCCCAGGGTGTGGAGCGCGGTCTGCGCGAGCGTGCGGTCCGGCGCCTCGGCCGCCTTCACGAGCGTGTCGACGACCTTCGCGCTCGGCTTGTCCTTCGAGAGCGCGAAGCGGAACGCGATGATCGCCTCCTGCCTCACCGACGGATCGGCCTTCTCGTCGTTCGCGTAGGCGAGCAACGTCGGGATCGTCTTCTCGTCCTCGAGGTACCCCAAGATCTTCACCGCCGCCGCGATCGCGCCCGCCGCGCCGGCCTTCTTCTTTTGCGCGTCGAGGAAGCGCTCGACCTCGGCGAGGTAGCTGCGCCGCTTGTTGCCGTCGGCGTTCTTGATCTGCTGCCGCACCGCGAGAGCGGCGGCCTTCGCCGCCTCCGCGTCGCTCGAGGCGAGGCCCTTGATGAGGGCGGAGAACGCGTCCTTACCGCCGAGCTCGGCGAGGGCGGCGTCGAGCGCGCGGCGCTCCTCCGGCCCCGCGCTCCCCATCTTCTCCTTGATGATCGGGACGACCTCTTCGCCGACGCTCGCGACCGCGCGCGTGGCGGCGCGGCGGACGTCGTCGTCGTGCTGCGAGAGGAGGGGGAAGATCTGCGGCAGCGCCTTCTTCGCGCCGACGCGGGCGAGCGCGTCG is a window encoding:
- a CDS encoding HEAT repeat domain-containing protein is translated as MSEVGKIVGLLKSDAIEKKIAAAIVLGELKAKGPGVVEGLAATLESGVPLLQVHALDALARVGAKKALPQIFPLLSQHDDDVRRAATRAVASVGEEVVPIIKEKMGSAGPEERRALDAALAELGGKDAFSALIKGLASSDAEAAKAAALAVRQQIKNADGNKRRSYLAEVERFLDAQKKKAGAAGAIAAAVKILGYLEDEKTIPTLLAYANDEKADPSVRQEAIIAFRFALSKDKPSAKVVDTLVKAAEAPDRTLAQTALHTLGSLQVSDDTAKRLEKIALHPDFARASFVLDLLGRMGGAAASSVLTKVLVSTADRRYAEAAANGIAGKEEAVPALAKALLEATNPDRAWVLAKVLRPTAKKIAPALRKQLLEEALDRLGKGERNYEAHLDVARDADPDAVADALRALAGRLRKKDENKARVVLSILCKMDRATNDDRYALASLELSLSNRDTRPASRAGDESLRILGALLRQGFDVAKSLKKDRALELDHLYYVGFHFTELNHPLGEELLEEVVKKGGRAKVAKMAKNKLALAEA